In Gopherus flavomarginatus isolate rGopFla2 chromosome 5, rGopFla2.mat.asm, whole genome shotgun sequence, one DNA window encodes the following:
- the LOC127051076 gene encoding olfactory receptor 1020-like, giving the protein MALGNYTTVTGFILQGITENPKLQIILFMVFSFIYFCTLVGNLGMIVSIRVDPRLHTSTYFFLSSLSFLDIGYSSVIAPKTLVIFSTETKDIFFSGRVFLFFFLSLCANTELCLLAVMAYDRFVAICNPLLYHVVMSRRVCIQLVLGSYLYAFAIAITHTSSLFCLSFCHSHVLDHFFCDIPPLQKISCSNIRIDELVHFTFSAIATIVTIMIILVSYTCIIFAILRIRSAEGSHKAFNTCASHLTVVAMLYGTLFFMYLCPISSDLADQDKVLAVFYTLLNPLIYSLRKKEVKDALRRMIYQKIIPCYM; this is encoded by the coding sequence ATGGCACTAGGGAATTATACCACAGTGACTGGCTTCATCCTCCAGGGAATAACAGAAAATCCAAAGCTGCAAATCATCCTCTTCATGGTATTCTCCTTCATCTATTTCTGTACCCTGGTGGGGAATCTAGGGATGATCGTGTCAATCCGTGTTGATCCCCGACTCCACACCTCCACGTATTTTTTCCTCAGCAGCTTGTCTTTCTTAGATATTGGCTACTCCTCTGTGATTGCCCCAAAGACGCTGGTAATCTTTTCCACAGAGACtaaagacatttttttttcagggcgtgtatttctgtttttcttcctctctctctgtgccaACACCGAGCTTTGCCTCCTGGCTGTGATGGCCTACGATCGCTTTGTAGCCATCTGCAACCCATTGCTTTATCATGTTGTTATGTCCAGGAGAGTCTGCATCCAGTTGGTGCTGGGCTCTTATCTCTATGCCTTTGCCATTGCAATCACCCACACTagttctttgttttgtctgtccTTCTGCCACTCCCATGTCCTCgatcatttcttctgtgacatcccCCCTCTCCAAAAGATCTCATGCTCCAACATTCGCATCGATGAGCTGGTGCATTTCACTTTTTCAGCTATAGCAACCATTGTCACCATTATGATCATCCTTGTCTCCTACACATGTATCATCTTTGCCATCCTGAGGATCCGCTCTGCTGAGGGCAGCCACAAAGCCTTCAACACCTGCGCTTCCCACCTGACGGTCGTTGCTATGCTGTATGGGACTCTCTTCtttatgtatctgtgccccatcTCCAGCGACTTAGCAGATCAGGATAAAGTGTTGGCTGTGTTCTATACCCTGCTGAACCCcctgatctacagcctgaggaagaAGGAGGTGAAGGATGCCTTAAGGAGAATGATATATCAGAAAATTATTCCTTGCTATATGTAA